The genomic DNA TCTCCGGCGCATCTATGTCTCGCCCGGCCCGATCTACGATCCCGAGGCACGCGGGAGGGATCCTTGGGGGCTGGCGCCGGCGGTGCATGCCGCCGGCTTCCGCCGCGGGGATATCGTGTTGGTCACCTTTGCCTTTCACCTGACCCCGGCCGGCCACATGATAGATAGTGCTCTAGAGATGCTCGAGTGCGTGACCGTCCCGGGCGGAGTCGGAAACACCGAGGTTCAGGCTCGGGCCCTCACCGACCTGCACGTGACGGGTGTGATCGGAACGCCGAGCTTCGTGCTGACGCTTCTTGAGCGGGCGGCGGCCCAAGCCTCGCGCGCGTCCGTCGAGGTGGCGCTGGTCTCGGGGGAGTACCTCACTGCCGGCCAGCGCCGGAGGGCGCATGAGGAATTTGGTGTCCGCCTGACCCAAGCGTACGCGACGGCGGACGTCGGGTTAATCGCGTACGAGTGCCCGGTGCAGCAGGGGCTGCACGTCGCCGACCGCGTCGCGGTGGAGGTGCTGGACCCGGAGAGCGGCGAGCCGGTGGCCCCGGAGACCCCCGGCGAGGTGGTCGTCTCGCTCCTCGAGCCCCCGTATGCGCTGCTTCGGTTCGCCACCGGAGACCTCGCCGCGTGGTCGCG from bacterium includes the following:
- a CDS encoding AMP-binding protein yields the protein MRERLRTSALAPQDVVGIESLRRLPVLRKEALPATQAAALPFGGLLEVPTGDLRRIYVSPGPIYDPEARGRDPWGLAPAVHAAGFRRGDIVLVTFAFHLTPAGHMIDSALEMLECVTVPGGVGNTEVQARALTDLHVTGVIGTPSFVLTLLERAAAQASRASVEVALVSGEYLTAGQRRRAHEEFGVRLTQAYATADVGLIAYECPVQQGLHVADRVAVEVLDPESGEPVAPETPGEVVVSLLEPPYALLRFATGDLAAWSRAPCRCGRTTPLLAGILGRVGDAVKIRGLFVHPAEADRVILGFPEVARYQIVVSRPGGRDEARLLLDL